A stretch of the Asticcacaulis sp. ZE23SCel15 genome encodes the following:
- a CDS encoding tetratricopeptide repeat protein: MSSDRIDGWKAIGAYFNRDRTTVMRWARTRSLPVRRLPGGKTSTVFALRQDLDQWASSQSSLDDELPVDTRDVGPTLSKRGLLFLTAGAAVLTAVIVATGLLWSRDPGAPTVQTLPSDPALSQLYLQARGDWAQRRPETLARAIVGFETLTRAQPDYAPGWAGLAEAYILAREFGTMTDDSAFPKAKAAAETALRHDPDLAGAHRALGFVHYWWDNASREAGIDFRRALALAPRDAQTHFWYGNILADNGQHVAAMRELDTARLIEPGSVAIQVDHAWAQWGAGNEAEARQAFDDLARSHPEFAVIFDCLSEINLSDGDYVGYIQNLGTYARLRKDDALLKHVEALRAALKTGTEAVQDALMRRALAEIASGEQKTHIRPVFLASLAQNRKQTLAFLEQAEIRQEVWGNAATTTQIRKVWLDDAEIAERVRRRRAELVE; this comes from the coding sequence ATGTCATCAGATCGTATCGACGGATGGAAGGCGATCGGCGCATACTTTAACCGTGATCGCACGACGGTCATGAGATGGGCTCGCACGCGCAGCTTGCCGGTCCGCCGCCTGCCGGGCGGCAAGACGTCCACGGTCTTTGCGTTACGCCAAGACCTCGATCAATGGGCTTCCAGCCAATCCAGCCTTGATGACGAATTGCCTGTCGATACGCGGGATGTGGGGCCAACCCTGTCGAAAAGGGGGCTGCTCTTTCTGACGGCAGGCGCGGCTGTCCTGACGGCTGTTATAGTGGCGACAGGCCTTCTGTGGTCGCGTGACCCAGGTGCGCCGACTGTACAGACCCTGCCATCTGATCCCGCGCTCAGCCAACTTTATCTGCAGGCCCGTGGCGACTGGGCGCAGAGGCGACCCGAAACTCTGGCGCGCGCCATCGTCGGTTTTGAAACACTCACGCGGGCCCAACCCGATTACGCGCCAGGTTGGGCGGGGCTGGCAGAAGCCTACATTCTGGCGCGAGAATTCGGCACGATGACGGATGACAGTGCTTTTCCGAAAGCGAAGGCCGCAGCTGAAACCGCCTTGCGTCATGATCCTGATCTTGCTGGCGCGCACCGTGCCCTTGGCTTTGTGCATTACTGGTGGGACAATGCCTCCCGTGAAGCGGGGATCGACTTCCGCCGCGCGCTGGCGCTGGCGCCGCGCGATGCCCAGACCCATTTCTGGTATGGTAATATTCTGGCTGACAACGGTCAGCACGTCGCGGCCATGCGCGAACTCGATACCGCGCGGCTTATAGAGCCGGGTTCCGTCGCCATTCAGGTCGATCACGCGTGGGCGCAATGGGGTGCCGGCAACGAAGCCGAGGCGCGTCAGGCTTTTGACGACCTGGCGCGCAGTCATCCCGAATTTGCCGTCATCTTTGATTGCCTGAGCGAAATTAATCTGAGCGACGGTGACTATGTTGGCTACATTCAGAACCTTGGCACCTATGCACGGCTGCGCAAGGACGATGCCTTGCTCAAGCATGTCGAGGCTTTGCGCGCGGCGCTGAAAACGGGCACAGAGGCGGTTCAGGACGCTCTGATGCGGCGCGCCCTGGCTGAGATCGCTTCGGGCGAGCAAAAAACGCACATTCGGCCGGTTTTTCTGGCCTCGCTCGCGCAGAACCGCAAACAAACACTGGCGTTCCTTGAACAGGCTGAAATCCGCCAGGAGGTCTGGGGAAACGCCGCCACGACAACTCAGATCAGGAAAGTGTGGCTTGATGATGCGGAGATTGCCGAACGTGTGCGGCGTCGCCGTGCTGAGCTGGTCGAGTAA
- a CDS encoding ATPase domain-containing protein has product MLEKPAKPSTVQTGIAEFDNILGGGLTPFRSYLLQGSPGSGKTTLSLQFLLEGAKQNEAVLYITLSESAAELRAVAASHGFSLDGVNIVELIPEEGHLEPENQITMYQPSEIELNVTIKRIVEAVETLSPKRVIIDSLSEIKLLAQSTLRFRRQVLALKQFFAGRSCTVFLLDDKTSSRDEDLQLESIAHGVISLEQLSPEYGAERRRLRVIKLRGQKYRGGFHDFSIVQGGLKVFPRIVAQEHAGSHETKTVRSGVPEMDALLGGGIQSGSSVLLLGPAGVGKSSLAIQYAVEAAKRGEASVLFTFDERRETMLARAEGLNMPLREFIDTGLIEVRAIDPAELSPGEFAHMVRLAVDGKTGNPVRIVLIDSLNGYLNAMPEERFLTAQLHELLTYLGHRDVVTFLVVAQHGLLSHAMTTTIDTSYLADTVILFRYFEAAGEVKQLLSVLKKRNGQHERTIREFSLGANGVQIGEPLTKFHGVLTGTPIFQGTNSELIFRND; this is encoded by the coding sequence ATGTTAGAAAAACCCGCTAAACCGTCAACCGTACAAACGGGCATTGCTGAATTTGATAATATTCTGGGCGGCGGACTTACCCCGTTCAGATCCTACCTTCTTCAGGGCTCGCCCGGCTCTGGCAAAACGACACTGTCCCTGCAGTTTTTGCTAGAAGGCGCCAAACAAAACGAAGCCGTTTTATACATAACCTTGTCGGAATCGGCAGCCGAGCTAAGGGCGGTGGCAGCATCGCACGGTTTCAGTCTGGACGGTGTCAACATAGTTGAGCTTATTCCCGAAGAAGGGCATCTGGAACCTGAAAACCAGATCACCATGTATCAGCCCTCCGAGATCGAACTTAACGTCACGATCAAGAGGATTGTCGAGGCGGTTGAAACCCTGTCACCTAAACGGGTGATCATAGACTCACTATCTGAGATCAAATTACTGGCGCAAAGTACGCTTCGCTTCCGCCGTCAGGTTTTAGCGTTGAAGCAGTTTTTTGCCGGACGGTCGTGCACAGTGTTTTTGCTGGATGATAAGACCTCATCGCGTGATGAGGACTTGCAACTGGAAAGCATTGCTCATGGGGTGATCAGCCTTGAGCAGCTATCGCCTGAGTACGGCGCCGAACGTCGCAGGCTTCGTGTTATCAAGCTGCGGGGGCAGAAATACCGCGGCGGCTTTCATGATTTCAGTATCGTGCAGGGCGGCTTGAAAGTTTTTCCGCGCATTGTTGCTCAGGAACATGCCGGTAGCCATGAAACGAAAACCGTCAGAAGCGGCGTACCTGAAATGGACGCGCTTCTGGGCGGCGGCATTCAGAGCGGCTCCAGTGTTTTGCTCTTGGGCCCGGCTGGCGTTGGTAAATCTTCGCTTGCGATCCAATATGCCGTTGAAGCCGCCAAACGCGGTGAAGCGAGTGTACTCTTCACCTTTGATGAGCGCCGTGAGACCATGCTGGCGCGCGCCGAAGGGCTGAATATGCCACTGCGTGAATTTATCGACACAGGTCTGATTGAGGTGCGGGCGATTGATCCGGCGGAACTATCCCCCGGCGAGTTTGCCCATATGGTGCGTCTAGCTGTCGATGGAAAGACGGGAAACCCAGTAAGGATCGTCCTGATCGACAGTCTCAATGGCTATCTCAACGCCATGCCGGAAGAGCGTTTTTTGACCGCTCAATTGCATGAACTCCTGACCTATCTGGGGCACCGCGATGTTGTCACATTCCTTGTGGTCGCCCAGCATGGTCTTTTGTCCCATGCCATGACGACGACGATCGACACCAGCTACCTCGCCGATACCGTTATACTGTTTCGCTATTTTGAAGCGGCCGGCGAAGTGAAGCAGCTACTGTCAGTTCTCAAAAAGCGTAACGGGCAGCATGAACGAACCATTCGCGAGTTTTCGCTGGGGGCGAATGGCGTTCAGATTGGTGAGCCGCTCACGAAATTTCATGGTGTTTTAACCGGAACTCCGATTTTCCAAGGCACGAACAGCGAGTTAATTTTCAGGAATGACTGA
- a CDS encoding ATP-binding protein: MTDAFEHRVLIMAPTARDRELTAALLSEEGIDSCVCVDVDEICAEYERGAGCIILTQEAVLQDDRQCLHDLLEDQPAWSDVPVILLTPPTADHSFILKRLEMVGHMTMIKRPVQYGNFISTIRAALRDRKRQYKIRAHLADREDQAQALQQAVEKANAANVAKSDFLANMSHEIRTPMNAILGLSSILARSQPLTSLQTKYIETLNQSSESLLMLINDLLDIAKIEASGIEIKSIPFRLDLLLREIADMMASKAEEKSLNLSLDLDHIQGRSFLGDPARIRQIVTNLCSNAIKFTVQGHVTIIVTSKDKTGDLCEVAISITNSGMGISPEKLSKIFDKFTQADNTISRKFGGTGLGLAISRTLAELMNGSISVTSDIDKGSCFVLQLPLMDNPHMASEQPSMPRLAEVYRASGKVLLVEDFEANVLVAHTLLEQFGYEVDHAENGRIAVEKAKKCRYAAILMDVQMPVLDGYSATRMIRQNEAEAGDVPTPIIGVTAHAMAGMRDRCIQAGMNDFISKPFVASELQKKLGNVHRAE; this comes from the coding sequence ATGACTGACGCCTTCGAACACCGCGTGCTAATTATGGCGCCTACGGCGCGTGACCGCGAGCTGACGGCGGCCCTGTTGAGCGAAGAAGGCATTGATAGCTGCGTCTGCGTGGATGTCGATGAAATCTGTGCTGAGTATGAACGTGGAGCCGGTTGCATAATCCTCACACAGGAAGCCGTGCTTCAGGATGATCGACAGTGTCTGCATGATCTTCTGGAAGACCAGCCAGCCTGGTCAGACGTTCCCGTAATCCTTCTAACTCCGCCAACCGCAGATCATTCGTTCATTTTGAAGCGGCTGGAAATGGTCGGCCACATGACCATGATCAAGCGTCCTGTTCAGTACGGCAACTTTATATCAACCATCAGGGCGGCTCTTCGCGACAGAAAACGCCAGTATAAGATCCGCGCGCACCTTGCCGACCGCGAAGATCAGGCGCAAGCCCTGCAACAGGCGGTCGAGAAGGCCAATGCCGCCAATGTCGCAAAGTCTGATTTTCTGGCCAATATGAGCCATGAAATCAGAACGCCAATGAATGCAATTTTGGGGCTTTCGAGTATTCTGGCCCGCAGTCAGCCCCTGACGTCGCTGCAAACCAAATATATAGAAACCTTAAACCAGAGCAGCGAAAGCCTGCTAATGCTGATCAATGACCTACTGGATATCGCCAAGATCGAAGCCAGCGGCATTGAGATTAAATCCATACCGTTCCGGCTCGATCTGCTGCTGAGGGAAATTGCCGATATGATGGCATCCAAGGCTGAGGAGAAAAGCCTCAACCTCAGCCTTGATCTTGATCATATTCAGGGGCGGTCGTTCCTGGGCGATCCGGCACGAATCCGCCAGATCGTCACCAACCTGTGCAGTAATGCCATAAAATTCACCGTTCAGGGTCATGTGACCATAATTGTGACGAGTAAAGATAAGACCGGCGATTTATGTGAAGTTGCCATCTCTATTACAAACTCAGGCATGGGCATATCGCCTGAAAAACTGTCCAAGATATTCGATAAATTCACTCAGGCCGACAACACTATCAGCCGTAAATTCGGTGGCACGGGCTTGGGTCTGGCGATAAGCCGGACGCTGGCGGAATTGATGAACGGCAGTATCAGCGTGACCAGCGACATCGATAAGGGATCATGTTTTGTCCTGCAGCTTCCGCTTATGGACAACCCCCATATGGCGTCGGAACAGCCGTCCATGCCTCGGTTGGCTGAGGTTTATCGTGCCAGCGGCAAGGTGTTGCTCGTCGAGGACTTTGAAGCCAATGTTCTGGTGGCCCATACCCTGCTGGAACAATTCGGTTACGAGGTCGACCATGCGGAAAATGGCCGCATAGCGGTGGAGAAAGCTAAAAAATGTAGGTACGCCGCCATACTGATGGATGTCCAAATGCCGGTGCTGGACGGTTATTCCGCTACACGCATGATCCGTCAGAATGAAGCAGAGGCCGGTGACGTACCAACGCCCATTATAGGTGTTACCGCACATGCTATGGCCGGAATGCGCGACCGATGTATACAGGCCGGCATGAATGATTTTATATCGAAACCCTTTGTGGCATCGGAACTTCAAAAAAAACTAGGAAACGTTCACAGAGCCGAATAG
- a CDS encoding LacI family DNA-binding transcriptional regulator, translated as MADVSVSTVSRALAGSSMIPEALREKITAIAEEHGYVVNQAARNLRLQTTNTIGLVLPMGHETGQQVTDPFLLELIGHLSEDVFKRGYDLLMSKNPAPRQGWLKDLVQSHRFDGMLVLGQSDQHEQINALAHKYPPMVVWGERLDGQSYCSVGVDNVFGGRLATEHLIGRGRRQILFLGPAQVPEVSSRLLGFKDALKDAGTPIRPGQIIEAHFTYESAYQTVRDLLASRRKFDAIFCASDVIALATITALTDSGRRVPEDVAVCGFDDVAMARSMTPPLTTIKQDLRMGAQMMVDLLFQRLGGDKTSSAVIPASLIVRSST; from the coding sequence ATGGCTGATGTATCGGTGTCCACGGTTTCACGAGCGCTCGCAGGCAGCTCTATGATTCCCGAAGCTTTGCGGGAAAAAATTACCGCTATCGCCGAAGAACATGGCTATGTCGTCAATCAGGCGGCCCGGAATCTGCGCCTTCAGACGACCAATACGATCGGGCTTGTCTTGCCTATGGGGCATGAAACCGGCCAGCAGGTCACCGATCCCTTCCTGCTTGAACTGATTGGTCATCTGTCCGAGGACGTATTTAAGCGCGGTTACGACCTGTTGATGTCGAAAAACCCCGCCCCGCGCCAGGGCTGGCTCAAGGATCTGGTGCAGTCACACCGCTTTGACGGCATGCTCGTTTTAGGGCAGTCGGATCAGCACGAACAGATCAACGCTCTGGCCCACAAATATCCGCCCATGGTGGTGTGGGGGGAACGGCTCGACGGTCAATCCTACTGCTCGGTAGGGGTTGATAATGTCTTTGGCGGGCGGCTGGCGACGGAGCATCTGATCGGCCGTGGCCGCCGACAGATTTTGTTTCTGGGGCCTGCGCAAGTGCCGGAGGTCTCAAGCCGTTTGCTGGGTTTCAAAGACGCCCTGAAGGATGCTGGCACACCCATTCGCCCCGGTCAGATCATCGAAGCCCATTTCACTTATGAGTCCGCCTATCAGACGGTACGCGACCTTTTGGCGTCACGGCGTAAGTTCGATGCTATCTTCTGCGCGTCGGATGTCATTGCTCTGGCCACCATTACCGCCCTGACCGATAGTGGCCGCCGCGTGCCTGAAGATGTGGCCGTCTGCGGGTTTGACGATGTCGCCATGGCGCGCAGCATGACACCGCCGCTGACCACCATTAAGCAGGACCTGCGTATGGGGGCGCAGATGATGGTTGATCTGCTGTTCCAACGACTGGGCGGCGACAAGACCTCATCAGCCGTTATCCCCGCCAGTCTGATCGTCAGATCATCGACCTAA
- a CDS encoding MFS transporter, protein MTVLSTTTSTAQPANIGLITWLTYLMFMMFAMTTDAVGVIIPQIIKEFGLTMTEAGAFHYATMAGIALAGLGLGFLADRMGRKWTIILGLAMFALNSFLFAVGNDFLFFTSLLFISGLSIGVFKTGALALIGDISTSTHSHTRVMNTVEGFFGVGAIIGPLIVTQLLLSGASWKWLYVIAGILCSLLILTAFSVKYPVTHEPSKETVNLKASLAMIKDPYAMAFSGLAMLYVGVETAIYVWMPTLLAGYKGPAMWLAVYALSIFFVLRAAGRFLGAWMLARLSWTIVMAICSGAIFVCFALALFGGQAAAVYVLPLSGLFMSVIYPTINSKGISGFKKAQHGAVGGIILFFTCVSAVIAPLAMGAISDAFGEARYGFVLATGLAALLFAALLFNLIRDPSAARLKALDVSEY, encoded by the coding sequence ATGACTGTTCTGTCCACGACCACATCTACGGCGCAGCCCGCCAACATAGGGTTGATCACCTGGCTTACCTATCTGATGTTCATGATGTTTGCCATGACCACGGATGCGGTCGGCGTGATCATTCCGCAGATCATCAAGGAATTTGGCCTGACCATGACTGAGGCCGGGGCGTTCCATTACGCCACCATGGCAGGGATTGCTCTGGCCGGTTTGGGACTTGGGTTTCTGGCTGACCGGATGGGGCGTAAATGGACGATCATTCTGGGGCTGGCGATGTTTGCGCTCAATTCCTTTCTGTTCGCGGTTGGCAATGATTTCCTGTTTTTCACCAGCCTGTTGTTTATCTCCGGTCTGTCGATCGGGGTGTTCAAGACCGGGGCTCTGGCACTGATCGGGGATATCTCGACCTCGACCCACAGCCATACGCGGGTCATGAACACCGTCGAGGGCTTCTTTGGGGTCGGCGCCATAATCGGGCCTTTGATCGTCACGCAACTGCTGCTGAGTGGGGCATCGTGGAAGTGGCTCTATGTGATTGCCGGTATATTGTGCAGCCTGCTGATCCTGACCGCCTTTAGTGTCAAATATCCCGTCACCCATGAACCTTCAAAGGAAACCGTTAATCTCAAGGCCTCTCTGGCCATGATCAAGGATCCCTATGCCATGGCGTTTTCGGGGCTGGCCATGCTCTATGTCGGGGTGGAAACGGCCATCTATGTATGGATGCCGACCCTGCTGGCGGGATATAAGGGCCCGGCCATGTGGCTTGCCGTTTATGCCCTGTCCATATTTTTCGTGCTGCGGGCGGCGGGCCGTTTTCTGGGGGCATGGATGCTGGCGCGTCTGTCGTGGACGATCGTCATGGCCATCTGTTCAGGGGCGATCTTTGTCTGTTTCGCTCTGGCGCTCTTTGGGGGGCAGGCTGCGGCGGTCTATGTCCTGCCGCTATCGGGCCTGTTCATGTCGGTTATCTATCCGACCATAAACTCCAAAGGCATTTCGGGCTTCAAAAAGGCGCAGCACGGCGCGGTCGGCGGCATAATTCTGTTCTTTACCTGTGTCAGTGCGGTGATTGCCCCTCTGGCTATGGGCGCGATCAGCGACGCCTTTGGGGAGGCACGGTACGGGTTTGTACTGGCCACGGGTCTGGCGGCATTGTTGTTTGCCGCCCTGCTGTTTAACCTGATCCGTGACCCCAGCGCCGCACGGCTCAAAGCCCTCGATGTCAGCGAGTATTAG
- a CDS encoding tryptophan halogenase family protein translates to MTSPVKKIVIVGGGSAGWMTAAALSNALQTNCQITLIESEDIGTVGVGEATIPPIKLFNETLGLDESEFIRRTQGSFKLGIQFVDWAEKGRSYFHPFGSYGRPFDLVHVHHYWQQANARGEARALDEYSMAWAAASRGRFAPPSPDPRNVLSTYDYAYHFDAGLYAAYLREYAQKRGVIHVEGKVSHVALNPETGFVGAVHLSNGQVFDGDLFIDCSGFRALLIGEALKVGYEDWTHWLPCDRALAVPCDNAPSSRVALGQNFTPYTRATARAGGWQWRIPLQHRTGNGYVYSSAHITDDDAADTLMNNLDGAALAEPRLLRFKTGRRKTFWEKNVVAIGLSSGFMEPLESTSLHLIQAGIAKLLAFFPDGGFDPLVTAEYNRIAVNECERIRDFLILHYHLNRRDEALWRDCAAMQIPDSLHTKIEHFRRFGRLIQRDAELFGPTSWLAVHVGQLNIPQNPDPLIHHRRVDGGDWLGKLSAAMSAAAVRLPSHRDYVDTRVRVAPVAV, encoded by the coding sequence ATGACCAGTCCCGTAAAAAAGATTGTCATTGTCGGCGGTGGCTCGGCGGGCTGGATGACGGCTGCCGCCCTCTCAAATGCGCTGCAAACGAACTGCCAGATCACTCTGATTGAGTCCGAAGATATCGGCACGGTCGGCGTTGGCGAAGCCACGATCCCGCCCATTAAGCTGTTTAATGAGACTTTGGGGCTGGATGAAAGCGAGTTTATCCGCCGTACTCAAGGTTCTTTTAAACTCGGCATTCAATTCGTCGACTGGGCTGAAAAGGGCCGATCCTATTTTCATCCGTTCGGCAGCTATGGCCGTCCGTTTGATCTGGTGCATGTGCATCACTACTGGCAGCAGGCCAATGCCCGCGGTGAGGCCCGCGCGCTGGACGAATACAGTATGGCATGGGCCGCCGCCAGTCGCGGGCGATTTGCCCCACCGTCGCCCGATCCGCGTAATGTTCTGTCGACCTATGACTACGCCTATCATTTCGACGCGGGTCTGTACGCGGCCTATCTTCGTGAGTATGCCCAAAAGCGCGGGGTGATACACGTTGAGGGCAAGGTGAGCCATGTCGCCCTCAACCCTGAGACCGGCTTTGTGGGCGCGGTACACCTAAGTAATGGGCAGGTATTCGATGGCGATCTGTTTATCGACTGTTCCGGCTTTCGCGCCCTGCTGATTGGTGAGGCGCTGAAGGTCGGCTATGAGGACTGGACGCACTGGCTGCCGTGTGACCGGGCGCTGGCGGTGCCTTGTGATAATGCGCCCTCAAGCCGCGTAGCGCTAGGGCAAAACTTTACACCCTATACACGCGCAACGGCGCGGGCGGGCGGATGGCAGTGGCGCATCCCGCTGCAACACCGCACCGGCAATGGTTATGTCTATAGTTCGGCCCATATCACCGATGATGACGCAGCTGACACTCTGATGAACAACCTCGATGGGGCGGCTCTGGCCGAGCCGCGATTGTTGCGGTTTAAAACCGGCAGACGCAAAACCTTTTGGGAAAAGAACGTCGTGGCTATAGGCCTGTCGAGCGGCTTTATGGAGCCTCTGGAATCGACCAGTCTGCATCTCATTCAGGCCGGTATCGCTAAGCTTCTGGCCTTCTTCCCGGATGGTGGTTTCGATCCATTGGTAACGGCAGAATATAACCGCATCGCGGTCAATGAATGTGAGCGCATTCGTGACTTTCTCATCTTGCACTACCATCTGAACCGCCGTGATGAGGCCTTATGGCGCGACTGCGCGGCCATGCAGATCCCGGACAGTTTACACACCAAGATCGAACATTTCCGCCGGTTTGGCCGCCTGATACAGCGCGACGCTGAGCTGTTTGGCCCGACCTCCTGGCTGGCGGTGCATGTCGGCCAACTCAATATCCCGCAAAACCCCGATCCGCTGATCCATCATCGCCGTGTTGATGGGGGTGATTGGCTCGGCAAGCTGAGTGCCGCCATGTCAGCCGCGGCGGTCCGTCTGCCCTCTCATCGCGATTATGTGGATACGCGTGTGCGCGTGGCACCTGTAGCCGTCTGA